The following proteins come from a genomic window of Pleuronectes platessa chromosome 2, fPlePla1.1, whole genome shotgun sequence:
- the LOC128425634 gene encoding inositol hexakisphosphate kinase 2, with protein sequence MSPAVEDQAQEEKEKQPTQQQQQQLYMEKGVMLEPFIHQVGGHSCVLSFGEQTICKPLIPREHQFYKSLPAEIREFTPQYRGVVSVSFEEDVEGNLCLFAYPLMSDPAGELENKDRSTDCKHKSQLIKWGNMVKSSLLIDSENYTKDGRSHQAHKDEDKSVHKLQEDVGMAWLPQAEVLHSSQEHSHSNAVPQPKHNPWSLKCHQQHLQRMKENAKHRTQHKFILLENLTWKHRMPCVLDLKMGTRQHGDDASDEKKEMQIRKCQQSTSASIGVRLCGMQVYQSDTGQLIFMNKYHGRKLPLPGFKEALFQFFHSGQRLQHELLSPVLHRLREMQAVLEACDSYRFYSSSLLIIYDGAPHRKHTRRRSKVQHSDGEDDNEENEEVEAEPELEEEEEEESEVAGALGFPYGPSTSSDISSRCSSSSSGSSDVSLAHSDPLSPVVDVKMIDFAHTTCRHFPEDSVVHKGQDSGYIFGLQNLITIISELENDSTDRSQA encoded by the exons ATGAGCCCGGCCGTGGAGGATCAGGCccaggaggaaaaggaaaagcagccgacccagcagcagcagcagcagctctacaTGGAGAAAGGGGTGATGCTCGAGCCCTTCATACACCAGGTTGGGGGGCATTCTTGCGTCCTGAGCTTCGGGGAGCAGACCATCTGCAAGCCCCTCATCCCCCGAGAGCATCAGTTCTACAAGAGCCTGCCTGCAGAAATCAGGGAGTTTACCCCCCAGTACAGAG GTGTGGTGTCGGTGAGCTTCGAGGAGGATGTTGAAGGGAACCTTTGCCTGTTCGCCTACCCCCTCATGAGCGACCCAGCAGGAGAACTGGAGAACAAGGACCGCTCTACCGACTGCAAGCACAAGAGCCAACTGATCAAGTGGGGCAATATGGTGAAGTCCTCACTGCTCATAGACAGCGAAAATTACACTAAAGATGGCCGCAGCCACCAAGCACACAAAGACGAGGACAAGAG TGTTcacaagctgcaggaggatgtggGCATGGCATGGCTGCCGCAGGCCGAGGTTCTCCACTCCAGTCAGGAGCACTCTCACAGTAACGCTGTCCCGCAGCCCAAACACAACCCCTGGAGTCTCAAGTGTCACCAGCAACACCTACAGAGGATGAAGGAGAACGCCAAGCACCGCACCCAGCACA AATTCATCCTGCTAGAGAACCTGACATGGAAGCACAGAATGCCGTGCGTGTTGGACCTGAAGATGGGCACGCGGCAGCATGGAGACGATGCCTCGGATGAGAAGAAGGAGATGCAGATTCGCAAGTGCCAGCAGAGCACTTCAGCCTCAATAGGAGTCCGTCTATGTGGCATGCAG GTGTACCAGTCCGACACAGGCCAGCTGATTTTCATGAACAAGTACCACGGCCGTAAGCTGCCCCTGCCTGGCTTCAAAGAGGCTCTGTTCCAGTTCTTCCACAGCGGACAGCGTCTGCAACACGAGCTCCTCTCCCCGGTCCTGCACAGGCTCAGGGAGATGCAAGCGGTCCTGGAAGCCTGCGATTCCTACCGCTTCTACTCCAGTTCTCTGCTCATTATCTACGATGGCGCGCCCCACCGTAAACACACACGCCGGCGCTCTAAGGTTCAACACTCTGATGGAGAAGATGATAATGAGGaaaatgaggaggtggaggctgaacccgagttggaggaggaggaggaggaggagagcgaagTAGCAGGTGCGCTTGGTTTCCCTTACGGCCCCTCGACGTCTAGTGACATCAGCAGCAggtgctccagcagcagcagtgggagctcGGATGTCAGCCTGGCCCACTCAGACCCCCTCAGCCCCGTTGTGGATGTGAAGATGATAGACTTTGCCCACACCACCTGCAGACATTTCCCAGAGGATAGCGTGGTGCACAAGGGCCAGGACAGCGGCTACATTTTCGGTCTCCAGAACCTGATCACCATCATCTCTGAGCTGGAGAACGACAGCACAGATCGAAGCCAGGCATGA
- the LOC128425654 gene encoding protein transport protein Sec61 subunit alpha, protein MGIKFLEVIKPFCAVLPEIQKPERKIQFREKVLWTAITLFIFLVCCQIPLFGIMSSDSADPFYWMRVILASNRGTLMELGISPIVTSGLIMQLLAGAKIIEVGDTPKDRALFNGAQKLFGMIITIGQAIVYVMTGMYGDPSEMGAGICLLIIIQLFVAGLIVLLLDELLQKGYGLGSGISLFIATNICETIVWKAFSPTTVNTGRGTEFEGAIIALFHLLATRTDKVRALREGFYRQNLPNLLNLIATVFVFAVVIYFQGFRVDLPIKSARYRGQYNTYPIKLFYTSNIPIILQSALVSNLYVISQMLSTRFSGNFLVNLLGTWSDATSGGPARAYPVAGLCYYLSPPESFGSVLDDPVHAVIYIVFMLGSCAFFSKTWIDVSGSSAKDVAKQLKEQQMVMRGHRETSMVHELNRYIPTAAAFGGLCIGGLSVMADFLGAIGSGTGILLAVTIIYQYFEIFVKEQSEVGSMGALLF, encoded by the exons ATGGGGA TTAAATTTTTGGAGGTCATCAAGCCCTTCTGTGCGGTCCTGCCAGAAATTCAGAAACCAGAAAGAAAG ATTCAGTTTAGAGAAAAAGTACTATGGACCGCTATCACACTATTCATCTTTCTGGTGTGCTGCCAG ATTCCACTGTTTGGCATCATGTCATCAGACTCGGCAGATCCCTTCTACTGGATGAGAGTAATCCTGGCTTCCAACAGAG GTACTCTGATGGAGCTGGGTATCTCACCCATTGTCACATCGGGCCTAATCATGCAACTGCTGGCTGGTGCCAAgatcattgaagttggtgacacTCCCAAGGACAGAGCCCTCTTTAATGGAGCTCAGAAAT TGTTTGGAATGATCATCACCATTGGACAGGCCATTGTGTACGTTATGACTGGCATGTATGGAGACCCCTCAGAGATGGGTGCTGGGATATGCTTACTCATCATCATCCAG CTCTTCGTTGCAGGTTTGATTGTCTTGCTGCTGGATGAGCTTCTCCAGAAGGGCTATGGTCTGGGCTCAGGTATCTCTCTCTTCATTGCCACCAACATCTGTGAGACGATCGTGTGGAAGGCCTTCAGTCCCACCACCGTCAACACTGGCAGAG GCACTGAGTTTGAGGGAGCCATTATTGCTCTCTTCCATCTACTGGCCACTCGCACAGACAAGGTCCGTGCTCTGAGAGAAGGCTTCTACAGACAAAACCTGCCCAACCTCCTGAACCTCATCGCCACTGTCTTCGTGTTTGCAGTGGTCATATACTTCCAG GGCTTCAGAGTGGACCTGCCCATCAAGTCTGCACGCTACCGTGGCCAATATAACACCTACCCCATCAAACTGTTCTACACCTCCAACATCCCCATCATCCTGCAGTCTGCGCTGGTCTCTAATCTCTACGTAATTTCTCAGATGCTCTCAACGCGTTTCAGCGGCAACTTCCTGGTCAACCTCTTGGGAACCTGGTCT gACGCCACAAGTGGAGGACCAGCTCGGGCCTACCCAGTGGCTGGGCTCTGTTACTACCTTTCTCCTCCGGAGTCATTTGGTTCTGTTTTGGACGACCCAGTTCATGCTGTCATCTACATCGTCTTCATGCTCGGTTCCTGCGCTTTCTTCTCCAAGACCTGGATTGACGTCTCAGGATCCTCTGCCAAAGAT GTGGCgaagcagctgaaggagcaACAGATGGTGAtgagaggacacagagagaccTCTATGGTGCATGAGCTTAACAG GTACATCCCCACAGCTGCTGCCTTTGGTGGTCTGTGTATAGGTGGTCTGTCTGTCATGGCAGATTTCCTGGGTGCTATCGGTTCGGGTACAGGAATCCTCTTGGCTGTGACCATCATCTACCAGTACTTTGAGATCTTTGTGAAGGAGCAGAGTGAAGTGGGCAGCATGGGCGCACTGCTCTTCTAG
- the chchd4a gene encoding mitochondrial intermembrane space import and assembly protein 40 has protein sequence MSYCRQEGKDRIIFVTKEDHEAPSNAELVADDPNDPYEEQGLILPSGDINWNCPCLGGMASGPCGSQFKEAFSCFHYSSEEVKGSECIDNFRNMQECMQKYPELYPQDEDKESSTQAESDSGAASAAPTEGSALSPETDATPSTSDPSPDSASPTDSQMAS, from the exons ATGTCGTACTGCAGGCAGGAAG gTAAAGATCGCATTATCTTCGTGACCAAGGAAGACCATGAGGCGCCCAGCAACGCTGAGCTGGTGGCAGATGATCCCAACGATCCGTACGAGGAGCAAG GCCTGATCCTGCCAAGTGGAGACATCAACTGGAACTGCCCGTGCCTGGGCGGCATGGCCAGCGGACCATGCGGGTCTCAGTTCAAAGAGGCGTTCTCCTGCTTCCACTACAGCTCAGAAGAGGTCAAGGGCTCGGAGTGCATCGACAACTTCCGCAACATGCAAGAGTGCATGCAGAAGTACCCTGAGCTCTATCCTCAGGACGAAGATAAAGAGAGTTCCACCCAAGCAGAGTCTGACAGCGGCGCCGCCTCTGCTGCCCCGACCGAGGGCTCCGCCTTATCCCCTGAAACTGACGCTACACCTTCTACTTCAGATCCCTCACCTGACAGCGCATCACCTACAGACAGCCAGATGGCCAGCTAA